The following are encoded in a window of uncultured Ilyobacter sp. genomic DNA:
- the rlmN gene encoding 23S rRNA (adenine(2503)-C(2))-methyltransferase RlmN yields MESTTNLLNLNLKELENFIVSIGMKKFNGKQIFDWLHGKIIRNIDDMTNISKNNRELLQSKSHIPFLNIVKHKTSKIDNTEKFVFKLEDGNTIETVLLKHKERNTLCISSQVGCPVKCSFCATGLDGFVRNLNVHEILNQVYTVQRRFFKSEGKSITNVVFMGMGEPMLNIENVIKAVEILSDEKGMNISKRRITISTSGIIPGIEKLLQERIPVELAISLHAITNDKRDALIPINRRYPLEDLYTILNEYQKITKRRITFEYVLIDKLNVTQSDADRLAEFMHSFDHILNLIPYNPVPGNDYERPSPEKIKKFYTYLLNDRKVNVTLRHEKGSDIDGACGQLRQSIKK; encoded by the coding sequence ATGGAGAGTACAACAAATCTCTTAAATTTAAATTTAAAAGAGTTAGAAAATTTTATTGTTTCCATCGGGATGAAGAAGTTTAACGGTAAGCAGATATTTGACTGGCTTCATGGAAAAATAATCAGAAATATAGATGATATGACAAATATCTCTAAAAATAACAGAGAGCTTCTTCAGTCTAAAAGCCATATTCCTTTTTTGAACATTGTTAAACATAAGACTTCTAAAATAGACAATACTGAAAAATTTGTTTTTAAACTAGAAGATGGGAATACAATAGAAACTGTTCTTTTGAAGCATAAAGAGAGAAATACTCTTTGTATATCATCCCAAGTCGGATGTCCTGTGAAGTGCAGCTTTTGCGCTACGGGACTAGATGGTTTTGTCAGAAATCTGAATGTGCATGAAATCTTAAATCAGGTATACACGGTACAGAGAAGATTTTTCAAAAGCGAAGGAAAAAGTATAACAAATGTAGTTTTTATGGGTATGGGTGAACCTATGCTGAACATTGAGAACGTCATAAAAGCGGTAGAGATTCTTTCAGATGAGAAAGGAATGAATATTTCTAAGAGAAGGATAACTATCTCTACTTCTGGGATAATTCCAGGTATTGAAAAGCTTTTACAAGAAAGAATACCAGTAGAACTAGCCATATCTCTCCATGCAATAACAAACGATAAGAGAGATGCTTTAATACCAATAAACAGGAGATATCCTTTAGAAGATCTGTATACAATATTAAATGAATACCAAAAGATTACAAAGAGAAGGATAACATTTGAATATGTGCTTATAGATAAGTTAAACGTGACTCAAAGTGATGCAGACAGACTTGCTGAGTTTATGCATAGTTTTGACCATATTTTGAATCTTATTCCATATAATCCAGTTCCTGGAAATGATTACGAGAGGCCTTCTCCTGAAAAGATAAAGAAATTTTACACTTATCTTTTGAATGATAGAAAAGTGAATGTAACTCTGAGACATGAAAAAGGTTCTGATATAGATGGTGCATGTGGCCAATTGAGACAGAGCATCAAAAAATAA
- a CDS encoding alanyl-tRNA editing protein — MNKIIVESCEKVKNGYKVILKNSRLYPDGKGGQLGDRGTIDDKNILSVEKDYVLVDGEIHLGENDVHIDYDRRKDIEVQHTAQHLFSAIAYNNYALNTVGFRMSEGYSTVDLDSKELTEVTIKNIEEMVNNTIKNSVPVKISVVTKEETAELEGLRKTVSEKVTGDVRIVKIGNIDTNACGGFHVKNTCEMQLFKILSWEKIKGNYTRFFYVAGERALEDYYNKNKLVSELCQTLSCRDNEIVTMLDKIITDKKSIELELRSVTQKYSELLAKKLMDNSEELKGKKLIFYPENSHVSNFLPRFVDVSEYILIFGEAGQFTIASEKIDCKEFFNFLKSIGEIKGGGNEVRVNFKGEFSKELIFQHLEEYLSKL, encoded by the coding sequence ATGAATAAAATTATAGTTGAATCATGTGAAAAAGTAAAAAACGGATATAAAGTAATTCTAAAAAATTCCCGCCTATACCCAGACGGTAAAGGTGGCCAGTTGGGGGACAGAGGAACAATAGACGACAAGAATATCCTGTCCGTAGAAAAAGACTATGTGCTGGTCGACGGGGAAATCCATCTAGGAGAAAATGATGTTCATATAGACTATGACAGAAGAAAAGATATAGAGGTACAACACACTGCTCAACATCTTTTCTCTGCTATAGCATACAATAATTATGCCCTTAATACGGTTGGATTTAGAATGTCCGAAGGGTATTCTACAGTAGATTTAGACTCAAAAGAGCTTACTGAAGTGACCATAAAAAATATAGAAGAAATGGTTAATAACACTATTAAAAATTCGGTTCCAGTAAAGATATCAGTTGTTACAAAAGAGGAGACAGCAGAACTAGAAGGGCTTAGAAAAACTGTCAGTGAAAAGGTTACAGGAGATGTTCGCATAGTGAAAATAGGCAACATAGATACAAATGCCTGTGGGGGTTTTCATGTAAAAAATACCTGCGAGATGCAGCTTTTTAAAATTCTCTCATGGGAAAAAATAAAAGGGAACTACACGAGATTTTTTTATGTGGCAGGAGAGAGAGCCCTGGAAGACTACTACAACAAAAATAAATTGGTTTCGGAATTATGTCAAACCCTTAGCTGCAGAGACAATGAGATAGTAACCATGTTAGATAAAATAATTACCGATAAAAAATCTATAGAATTAGAACTTCGTTCTGTTACACAAAAATATTCAGAATTGTTGGCCAAAAAACTAATGGATAATTCAGAAGAACTCAAAGGTAAAAAACTGATATTTTATCCTGAAAACAGTCATGTCTCAAACTTTTTACCGAGATTTGTAGATGTTTCGGAATATATTTTGATTTTTGGGGAGGCGGGACAGTTCACAATCGCTTCAGAAAAGATAGACTGTAAAGAATTTTTTAATTTTTTAAAGAGTATAGGGGAGATAAAAGGCGGCGGAAACGAGGTTAGGGTCAATTTTAAAGGAGAATTTTCGAAAGAACTTATTTTTCAACACTTGGAAGAGTATTTATCTAAGTTGTAA
- a CDS encoding carbonic anhydrase has translation MKYKDLVRKNSEWVEEKLNFDKDYFDKLSKGQKPPFLYIGCSDSRMPIDTFTKSEPGNFFIHRNIANQVFPNDMNLLSVIEYAVESLEVEHIIISGHYNCGGIKSAYKNEGCTDLTGNWLMPIKKIILQNRDELEKIKDFDKKMDRITELNVIEQLMHIFKIPFIKNKIISGKYPKIHGWILDIRHGRIKEMEYPLEQWKEYGIIPPNYEI, from the coding sequence ATGAAATATAAAGATCTAGTTAGAAAGAACAGTGAGTGGGTAGAAGAGAAATTAAATTTTGATAAAGACTACTTTGATAAATTATCTAAGGGTCAAAAACCACCTTTTTTGTACATCGGATGCTCAGACAGCAGAATGCCAATAGACACCTTCACAAAATCTGAACCCGGTAACTTCTTCATACATAGAAATATTGCTAACCAAGTATTCCCAAATGATATGAATTTACTATCTGTCATAGAATACGCAGTTGAAAGTCTTGAGGTAGAACATATTATAATATCGGGACATTACAACTGTGGAGGTATAAAATCAGCCTATAAGAACGAAGGCTGCACAGACCTTACTGGAAATTGGTTGATGCCAATAAAAAAAATCATATTGCAGAATAGGGATGAACTTGAAAAAATAAAAGATTTTGATAAAAAAATGGATAGAATCACTGAATTAAATGTCATAGAACAGTTGATGCATATTTTTAAAATTCCATTTATAAAAAACAAAATAATTTCTGGGAAATATCCTAAGATTCACGGATGGATATTAGACATTCGGCATGGAAGGATTAAAGAGATGGAATATCCTCTAGAACAATGGAAGGAATATGGTATTATTCCTCCCAATTATGAAATTTAA
- a CDS encoding OFA family MFS transporter, which translates to MKKRELYIVNGLIMFLCMGTIYSWGVFQKPLVEALRSVHGVETSPIMASMPYTVFLLFYAFSMPVVGLFIKKTNPKIMAVGGSIAISVGWILAGSADSINFIIATYGVIGGIGVGTVYGVLLAVVAEWFPDKKGFAVGLTLLGFGLSPFITAPLASTLIEIFGVFPTFKILGVAFAVILSLLSLNLKFPENKIDYNQVSNHIELELTPSQMMKTPTFYALWTCFAIGTFSGLMIIGLSSTYAQEVMYLTPIKAAFFTSFFAIFNGIGRPLFGTLIDKLGTKNTITLSYSLIITAGILSILFKGNVFIFGLAFSIMWLNLGGWLAIAPASTFYLFGKSHYSANYGVLFTAYGIGALSQGFVGGFVKEAFGSYLYVFYPVVAMCLLGLIVSNKFIKAKTVDIE; encoded by the coding sequence ATGAAAAAAAGAGAGCTTTATATTGTAAATGGTCTTATTATGTTCCTTTGCATGGGAACTATCTATTCATGGGGTGTTTTCCAAAAACCCTTGGTAGAGGCCCTAAGATCGGTTCATGGTGTTGAAACCTCCCCCATCATGGCTAGTATGCCCTATACGGTATTTTTATTGTTTTATGCCTTTTCCATGCCTGTAGTTGGATTATTTATAAAAAAAACAAATCCAAAAATAATGGCAGTAGGTGGTTCTATAGCTATATCTGTAGGATGGATCTTGGCTGGATCTGCAGACAGTATCAATTTTATCATAGCTACCTATGGTGTCATTGGTGGAATAGGGGTAGGAACAGTATATGGAGTACTACTGGCTGTAGTTGCAGAGTGGTTCCCGGACAAAAAAGGTTTTGCAGTAGGACTGACACTTTTAGGTTTTGGATTGTCTCCCTTTATAACCGCTCCGCTGGCTAGCACTCTGATAGAAATATTCGGGGTTTTTCCTACATTTAAAATACTGGGTGTAGCATTTGCAGTTATACTGAGCTTACTGTCCTTGAATCTTAAGTTTCCAGAAAATAAGATAGACTATAATCAGGTGAGCAACCATATAGAACTAGAGCTTACTCCTAGTCAGATGATGAAGACCCCTACCTTTTATGCACTGTGGACATGTTTTGCAATCGGTACCTTCTCAGGACTTATGATAATAGGATTATCAAGTACTTATGCCCAGGAGGTTATGTACCTGACCCCTATAAAGGCAGCTTTTTTTACATCCTTCTTTGCAATATTCAACGGAATTGGAAGACCTTTATTTGGTACACTCATTGACAAGCTGGGAACCAAGAATACTATTACTTTGTCATACTCCCTTATTATAACCGCAGGAATCCTTTCAATACTGTTCAAAGGAAATGTATTTATATTTGGGCTGGCATTTTCAATTATGTGGTTAAATTTAGGTGGATGGCTTGCAATTGCTCCTGCATCGACCTTTTACCTGTTTGGCAAGAGTCACTACAGTGCAAACTACGGTGTACTTTTTACAGCCTATGGAATAGGGGCCCTGTCACAGGGATTTGTGGGGGGGTTTGTAAAGGAAGCCTTTGGCTCCTACTTATATGTCTTCTATCCTGTGGTGGCAATGTGTCTCCTTGGCCTGATTGTATCCAATAAATTTATCAAAGCAAAAACTGTTGATATAGAATAA
- a CDS encoding helix-turn-helix domain-containing protein, with protein sequence MKILNPKLLEKYIAVEKDSKVKIKLLCLNTIYNGMKVVDAADTFKVPRRTIYDWYHYWNEDGYDGLAPTKQTGRPSKLTPREFQELKQIGITSSYWTIFFRFLCCF encoded by the coding sequence ATGAAAATTCTTAATCCAAAACTGTTAGAAAAATACATTGCAGTCGAAAAAGATTCTAAAGTAAAAATTAAGTTGCTATGTTTAAATACTATTTATAATGGAATGAAAGTCGTAGATGCTGCTGATACTTTTAAAGTCCCAAGACGAACCATCTATGATTGGTATCATTATTGGAACGAAGATGGATATGACGGTTTAGCCCCTACAAAACAAACAGGTAGGCCATCTAAACTGACTCCACGTGAATTTCAAGAATTAAAACAAATTGGTATTACGTCAAGTTATTGGACAATTTTTTTTCGTTTTTTATGCTGCTTTTAG